GATCCCGGTCATCGAGGCCCTGCACGGACAGGTCGATGCCCTGCTGTCGGTCGATACCAGCAAGCCGGAGGTGATGCGGGCCGCGGTGGCCGCCGGGGCGGACATCATCAACGATGTCTGTGCCCTGCAGGCCCCGGGCGCACTGGAAGCGGCCGCCGAGGGCGGGGCGGCGGTGTGCCTGATGCATATGCAGGGTGAGCCACGCACCATGCAGGCAGATCCCCGCTATGAGAACGTGGTCACGGACGTGGCCGGATTTCTGCGCCAACGTGTTGCGGCCGCGGAGGCCGCGGGCATGGCCCGCGCGCGGCTGCTGGTCGATCCGGGCTTCGGTTTCGGCAAAACGCTGGCGCATAATCTCAGTCTGCTAAAGCACCTGCCCGACCTGGTCGATTCAGGGGTACCGGTACTGGTCGGGCTGTCGCGCAAGTCCATGATCGGCAAGCTGCTCGACCTGCCGGTGGAGCGGCGCCTGCAGCCCAGCGTGGCGCTGGCCGTGATCGCCGTGATGCAGGGGGCGCGCATCGTGCGGGTGCACGATGTGGCGCCCACGGTGCAGGCGCTGGCGATGTGCGCCGCCGTCGAGCAGGCCGAATAACAAGGAGCAGGGGATGTCACGCAAGTATTTTGGTACCGACGGAATCCGGGGGCGGGTCGGCGAGGCGCCGATCACCGCCGAGTTCATGCTCAAGCTGGGCTGGGCCGTGGGCCGGGTGCTGGGCCGCGACGGCTGCGACAGCGTGCTGATCGGCAAGGATACGCGTATCTCCGGCTACATGTTCGAGTCCGCCCTGGAGGCGGGCCTGTCGGCGGCCGGCATGGACATCCGCCTGCTCGGGCCCATGCCCACCCCGGCCATCGCCTATCTCACCCGCACCCTGCACTGCTGTGCGGGCATCGTCATCAGCGCCTCGCACAATGCCTACTACGACAATGGGGTGAAATTCTTCTCCGCCGAGGGCACCAAGCTGCCGGACGCCATCGAACTGGAGATCGAGGCCCAGCTGGACAAGCCGATGGCCACGGTCAGTTCCGACCGGCTGGGCAAGGCCGAGCGGGTCAGCGACGCCTCCGGTCGCTACATCGAGTTCTGCAAGAGCACCGTGCCCATGAGCATGAGCCTGCGCGGGCTCAGGCTGGTGGTCGACTGCGCCAACGGCGCCACCTACCATGTCGCGCCGGCAGTGTTCGACGAACTGGGTGCGGACGTCATCGCCATCGGCGATACACCGGACGGCCTGAACATCAACCGTGACTGCGGTTCTACCCGGCCCGAGCAGCTGATCCGCACCGTGCGGGAGGAGGGGGCGGACCTGGGTATCGCCTTCGACGGCGACGGCGACCGGGTGATCATGGTCGACCATACCGGCACGGAGCTCGACGGCGATGAACTGCTCTACATCATCGCCCGGTCACGCCACGAGGCCGGCAATCTCAATGGCGGCGTGGTCGGCACCCTGATGACCAATCTCGGCATGGAACACGCCCTGCAGGCCATCGGCATCCCGCTGCAGCGCGCCCGTGTCGGCGACCGCTATGTGCTGGAACTGCTGCAGCAGCAGGGTTGGGTGCTGGGCGGCGAGTCTTCCGGCCACATCATCTGCCTGGACCGTACCAGCACCGGCGACGGTATCGTCTCGGCCCTGCAGGTGCTCTACGAAATGGTGCGCAGCGGCCGCGCCCTGGCCGAACTGCGCGCGGACCTGACCAAGTACCCGCAGCACATGATCAATGTGCCCATCAGTCACAAGGCCAATCCCGATCATTCGGAAGCGGTACAGTCCGCGGTGCGGGCGGCCGAGGCCCGTCTGGCCGAACGCGGCCGGGTGCTGCTGCGGCCCTCTGGCACCGAACCGGTCATCCGCGTGATGGTCGAGGGCGAGGACCCCGAACTGGTGGCGCACGAGGCCCGGGTCCTGGCCGAGGTGGTTGCCGATGTCCTGGGCAAGGCCCGGGCGAGTTGAGTCTCGGCCAGGGCCGCGAAACCCGCTGATTCCGCCGCGATGGCAGGTCCGTAGCCCGCGTTTTTAATTGATTTTCTCCCGGTCTGTCGCTAAGCTAGCGCCCCGTTTTGTCAGGTAAAGGTATCGGAGGCACGGCATGCGGCAACCGCTGGTGGCAGGGAACTGGAAGATGAACGGCAACCTCGACAGCATCACCACGCTGGTCGAGGGCATCAAGGCCGGTCTGGGCGAGGTCAGGACCGCCGAGGTCGCCGTCTGCCCGCCCTTCGTCTACATTCCGCAGGTTGTGCAGATGCTGTCCGACAGCCCGGTGGCCGTCGGCTCCCAGGACATCAGCGACGAGGAGTCCGGCGCCTTCACCGGCGAGGTGGCCGGCCCGATGCTGCGCGACGTCGGCTGCAGCTATGCCATCGTGGGCCACTCCGAGCGCCGCAGTATCTATGGCGAGAGCGATGAGTTCACCGCTCGCAAGTTCGCCGCCGCCCGCAGGTTCGGCCTCACCCCGATTTTGTGCGTGGGCGAACTGCTGGAGGAGCGCGAGGCCGGCACCACCGAAGCCGTGGTCGGACGCCAGCTGGATGCCGTCATCGAACTCGAGGGTATCGCCGCCCTGGGCGAGGCCGTCATCGCCTACGAGCCGGTCTGGGCCATCGGCACCGGCAAGACCGCCAGCCCGGAACAGGCCCAGGAGGTGCACGCCTTCATCCGCGCCAAGCTGGCCGGACTGGATGCCGGTGTGGCTGACAAGATCCGGATTCTCTATGGCGGCAGCGTGAAGGCCGCCAATGCCGCCGAACTGTTCGCCATGGCAGACATCGACGGCGGCCTGATCGGCGGCGCTTCCCTGCAGGCCGGGGAATTCCTCGGCATCTGCACCGCGCCGGATAAGATTTGATTCAGGAATATTGATGTATACCATTCTTATTATTGTCCAGGTGTTGATTGCCATCGGGCTGGTCGTACTGATCCTGCTCCAGCATGGCAAGGGCGCCGATGCCGGCGCGGCCTTCGGCAGCGGGGCCTCCTCAACGGTATTCGGTTCCCAGGGCTCGGCGTCCTTTCTGACCCGGATCACCGCCGTGCTGGCGACCCTGTTCTTCCTCAACAGCCTCGCCCTGTCCACGGGTTTCGTGATGGGCGAGCGCGAACCTTCCAGCGTGGCAGAGCAGGTCAGCCCCGTCCCTGCCGCCGGGGAGGCAGCACCTGAGGATCTGCCCCCGATGGAACAGTCGCAGCCGCAGGAAAGCGCGCCGGCCGATGTCCCGGCCATGGACATGCCCGCGCAGGGAGAGCAGACGGCCGACGATCTGCCGCAGTAACAATGCCGTTTGCGGACGGCGCAGCAATCATTGCCGAAGTGGTGGAATTGGTAGACACGCTATCTTGAGGGGGTAGTGGCGCAAGCCGTGCCGGTTCGAGTCCGGCCTTCGGCACCATATAATCCATGTTGATGAATCGTGACAGGCCCCGTTTATGCGGGGCCTGCTGCGTTGCGGGCCGTCCATGGCGGAGCAGCGCTGACATGTCCTTGTGACAAAACCTGCTGCCAACTGACGGGATTTATTACAAACCGCCCCGACTTATGCCAGCCAAAATTAATTTTTTGGTATAACTGGTTAATATTGAAAATATTTTCGGCGTTTTCCTTGCTTGACACTCCTGGGTAATCTGCCTAGACTGCCTAGCCATTCTTTTGTAACGGCGCATGCATGGCGCTGGCCTCCCGGGTCGGTGCTACTGCGGTAACAACAACAGACAATCGCGTCGGCAAGCAAAAAGTTGAGACAGTCGGAGGCAGGCGATGCTGGAAAACTATCTACCGATACTCGTCTTTATCGGTATCGGTGTCGTGATCGGTGCCATCGCCATCGCGGTCGGTTTCCTGCTCGGTCCCCACAAGCCTGACAGCGAGAAGAATTCCCCCTACGAGTGTGGCTTCGAGGCCTTCGAGGACTCGCGCATGAAGTTCGACGTGCGCTACTACCTGGTTGCCATCCTGTTCATCATCTTCGACCTGGAAATCGCCTTCCTGTTTCCCTGGGCCATCGTACTTGAGGACATCGGCCTGTTCGGTTTCCTCGCCATGGCGGTGTTTCTCGGCATCCTGGTCATCGGCTTCATCTATGAATGGAAGAAGGGGGCGCTGGAGTGGGAATAGGCGGTTATGGGTGGCTTGATTCGATGAGGCGGGTGCAATCATGAGCATCGAAGGCATTCTCAAGCAGGGCGTGGTCACCACCACGGCGGACGCGCTCATCAACTGGGCCCGTACCGGCTCGCTCTGGCCCATGACCTTCGGTCTGGCCTGCTGCGCGGTGGAGATGATGCAGGCCGGTGCCTCGCGCTACGACCTGGACCGTTTCGGCGTGGTGTTCCGGCCCAGTCCGCGCCAGTCGGACGTGATGATCGTGGCCGGCACCCTGGTCAACAAGATGGCCCCGGCCCTACGCAAGGTCTACGACCAGATGTCGGAGCCGCGCTGGGTGATCTCCATGGGCTCCTGCGCCAATGGCGGTGGCTATTACCACTATTCCTATTCCGTCACCCGTGGCTGCGACCGCATCGTGCCGGTGGACATCTATGTGCCGGGCTGTCCGCCCACGGCCGAGGCGTTGCTCTACGGCATCATTCAGCTGCAGAACAAGATCAAGCGGACCAACACGATCGCGCGCTGAGCGCGATCCATGACGAGTGCATGGCATGGCCGGACGCATCGAGACATTGAAACAGCAGATCGACGAACGCTTCGGCGATCGGCTGGAGTCATCCATCCTCGATCTGGATGAATTGACGCTGGAGGTCG
This sequence is a window from Thiohalobacter thiocyanaticus. Protein-coding genes within it:
- the glmM gene encoding phosphoglucosamine mutase — its product is MSRKYFGTDGIRGRVGEAPITAEFMLKLGWAVGRVLGRDGCDSVLIGKDTRISGYMFESALEAGLSAAGMDIRLLGPMPTPAIAYLTRTLHCCAGIVISASHNAYYDNGVKFFSAEGTKLPDAIELEIEAQLDKPMATVSSDRLGKAERVSDASGRYIEFCKSTVPMSMSLRGLRLVVDCANGATYHVAPAVFDELGADVIAIGDTPDGLNINRDCGSTRPEQLIRTVREEGADLGIAFDGDGDRVIMVDHTGTELDGDELLYIIARSRHEAGNLNGGVVGTLMTNLGMEHALQAIGIPLQRARVGDRYVLELLQQQGWVLGGESSGHIICLDRTSTGDGIVSALQVLYEMVRSGRALAELRADLTKYPQHMINVPISHKANPDHSEAVQSAVRAAEARLAERGRVLLRPSGTEPVIRVMVEGEDPELVAHEARVLAEVVADVLGKARAS
- the folP gene encoding dihydropteroate synthase — its product is MQLECGNRRLDLSRPRVMGVLNVTPDSFSDGGAFLAAGQAVARAREMVAEGADIIDIGGESTRPGADPVSIEDELTRVIPVIEALHGQVDALLSVDTSKPEVMRAAVAAGADIINDVCALQAPGALEAAAEGGAAVCLMHMQGEPRTMQADPRYENVVTDVAGFLRQRVAAAEAAGMARARLLVDPGFGFGKTLAHNLSLLKHLPDLVDSGVPVLVGLSRKSMIGKLLDLPVERRLQPSVALAVIAVMQGARIVRVHDVAPTVQALAMCAAVEQAE
- the secG gene encoding preprotein translocase subunit SecG — its product is MMYTILIIVQVLIAIGLVVLILLQHGKGADAGAAFGSGASSTVFGSQGSASFLTRITAVLATLFFLNSLALSTGFVMGEREPSSVAEQVSPVPAAGEAAPEDLPPMEQSQPQESAPADVPAMDMPAQGEQTADDLPQ
- a CDS encoding NuoB/complex I 20 kDa subunit family protein, producing MSIEGILKQGVVTTTADALINWARTGSLWPMTFGLACCAVEMMQAGASRYDLDRFGVVFRPSPRQSDVMIVAGTLVNKMAPALRKVYDQMSEPRWVISMGSCANGGGYYHYSYSVTRGCDRIVPVDIYVPGCPPTAEALLYGIIQLQNKIKRTNTIAR
- the tpiA gene encoding triose-phosphate isomerase produces the protein MRQPLVAGNWKMNGNLDSITTLVEGIKAGLGEVRTAEVAVCPPFVYIPQVVQMLSDSPVAVGSQDISDEESGAFTGEVAGPMLRDVGCSYAIVGHSERRSIYGESDEFTARKFAAARRFGLTPILCVGELLEEREAGTTEAVVGRQLDAVIELEGIAALGEAVIAYEPVWAIGTGKTASPEQAQEVHAFIRAKLAGLDAGVADKIRILYGGSVKAANAAELFAMADIDGGLIGGASLQAGEFLGICTAPDKI
- a CDS encoding NADH-quinone oxidoreductase subunit A yields the protein MLENYLPILVFIGIGVVIGAIAIAVGFLLGPHKPDSEKNSPYECGFEAFEDSRMKFDVRYYLVAILFIIFDLEIAFLFPWAIVLEDIGLFGFLAMAVFLGILVIGFIYEWKKGALEWE